One genomic segment of Lysobacter sp. 5GHs7-4 includes these proteins:
- the rplO gene encoding 50S ribosomal protein L15: MRLNTLKPADGAREDRKRVGRGIGSGLGKTAGRGHKGSFARSGKGKIKAGFEGGQTPMQRRLPKIGFRSKTAKDTAEVLSYQLDKLEAGEIDFAKLLAAKLVPTTAKQAKIVKKGELSKAFVLKGVLATAGAKAAIEAAGGKVEE; encoded by the coding sequence ATGCGTCTCAATACACTCAAGCCGGCTGACGGCGCCCGCGAAGACCGCAAGCGCGTCGGTCGCGGTATCGGTTCGGGCCTGGGCAAGACCGCGGGCCGCGGCCACAAGGGTTCGTTCGCGCGTTCGGGCAAGGGCAAGATCAAGGCCGGCTTCGAAGGCGGTCAGACCCCGATGCAGCGTCGTCTGCCGAAGATCGGTTTCCGCTCCAAGACCGCCAAGGACACCGCCGAGGTGCTGTCCTACCAGCTGGACAAGCTGGAAGCCGGCGAGATCGATTTCGCCAAGCTGCTGGCGGCCAAGCTGGTTCCGACCACGGCCAAGCAGGCGAAGATCGTCAAGAAGGGCGAACTGAGCAAGGCGTTCGTGCTCAAGGGCGTGCTGGCCACGGCCGGCGCGAAGGCCGCTATCGAAGCGGCTGGCGGCAAGGTCGAGGAGTAA
- the secY gene encoding preprotein translocase subunit SecY yields the protein MARSSNAMAGLGGGLGKFTELRQRLLFVVGALIVYRIGCYIPVPGVNPEAMLKLMESQKGTIVDMFNMFSGGALHRFSLFALNVMPYISASIIVQLLVQIVPSLKAIQKEGESGRRKINQWSRMGAIPLAVFQAWGIATALQAGGASQGIPVVYNPGPGFILTAVIALTAGTMFLMWIGEQVTERGIGNGVSLIIFAGIVAGLPAAVITMFTQINDGTMNPMTAIAVVAIVVVFTYLVVFVERGQRRITVNYARRQGGRNAYMNQSSFLPLKLNMSGVIPAIFASSIVMFPATAATWFSQSSSATWLQRVSQWLNPGEPLHMILYAALIIGFAFFYTALVFNSQETADNLKKSGALIPGIRPGKATADYVDGVLTRLTAAGAAYLVIVCLLPEIMRTQLGTSFYFGGTSLLIVVVVVMDFIAQIQAHLMSHQYESLLKKANLKGGSRGGLARG from the coding sequence ATGGCGCGGAGCAGCAACGCGATGGCCGGTCTCGGCGGCGGTCTCGGTAAGTTCACCGAGCTCCGCCAACGTCTGCTGTTCGTAGTCGGCGCATTGATCGTCTACCGCATCGGTTGCTACATCCCGGTGCCGGGCGTCAATCCCGAGGCGATGCTCAAGCTCATGGAGTCGCAGAAGGGCACGATCGTGGACATGTTCAACATGTTCTCGGGCGGCGCTCTTCACCGCTTCAGCCTGTTCGCGCTGAACGTGATGCCGTACATCTCGGCGTCGATCATCGTGCAGCTGCTGGTGCAGATCGTGCCCAGCCTGAAGGCCATCCAGAAGGAAGGCGAGTCGGGCCGGCGCAAGATCAACCAGTGGTCGCGCATGGGTGCGATCCCCCTGGCCGTGTTCCAGGCCTGGGGCATCGCCACGGCCTTGCAGGCCGGCGGCGCCAGCCAGGGCATTCCGGTGGTCTACAACCCGGGTCCGGGCTTCATCCTGACCGCGGTGATCGCGTTGACCGCGGGCACCATGTTCCTGATGTGGATCGGCGAGCAGGTGACCGAGCGCGGTATCGGCAATGGCGTGTCGTTGATCATCTTCGCCGGCATCGTCGCGGGCCTGCCTGCCGCGGTGATCACGATGTTCACCCAGATCAACGACGGCACCATGAACCCCATGACCGCGATCGCGGTGGTGGCCATCGTGGTGGTGTTCACCTATCTGGTGGTGTTCGTCGAACGCGGCCAGCGGCGGATCACGGTCAATTACGCCCGTCGTCAGGGCGGCCGTAACGCCTACATGAACCAGTCGTCGTTCCTGCCGCTGAAGCTCAACATGTCGGGCGTGATCCCGGCCATCTTCGCCTCGAGCATCGTGATGTTCCCGGCGACGGCGGCCACCTGGTTCAGCCAGAGCAGCTCGGCCACCTGGCTGCAGCGCGTGAGCCAGTGGTTGAACCCCGGCGAGCCGCTGCACATGATTCTGTACGCGGCCCTGATCATCGGCTTCGCCTTCTTCTACACGGCGCTGGTGTTCAACTCGCAGGAAACGGCTGACAATCTGAAGAAGTCGGGCGCGCTGATTCCGGGTATCCGCCCGGGCAAGGCGACGGCCGATTATGTCGACGGCGTGCTGACCCGCCTCACGGCGGCCGGCGCGGCTTATCTGGTGATCGTCTGTCTCCTCCCGGAGATCATGCGCACCCAACTGGGCACCTCGTTCTACTTCGGCGGCACTTCGTTGCTGATCGTGGTGGTGGTGGTGATGGATTTCATCGCTCAAATCCAGGCTCATCTGATGTCCCATCAGTACGAGAGCCTGTTGAAGAAGGCGAACTTGAAGGGCGGCTCGCGCGGCGGTCTCGCGCGCGGGTGA
- the rpsM gene encoding 30S ribosomal protein S13 encodes MARIAGVNLPAQKHVWVGLQSIYGIGRTRSKKVCEAAGVTSTTKIRDLSEPEVERLRAEIGKYVVEGDLRREVGIAIKRLMDLGCYRGLRHRRGLPLRGQRTRTNARTRKGPRKAIRK; translated from the coding sequence ATGGCGCGTATTGCGGGCGTCAATTTGCCTGCCCAGAAGCATGTCTGGGTCGGGTTGCAAAGCATTTACGGCATCGGCCGTACTCGTTCGAAGAAGGTCTGCGAAGCCGCAGGCGTGACCTCGACGACCAAGATCCGTGACCTGTCCGAGCCGGAAGTCGAGCGCCTGCGCGCCGAGATCGGCAAGTACGTGGTCGAAGGCGACCTGCGTCGCGAGGTCGGTATCGCTATCAAGCGTCTGATGGACCTGGGCTGCTACCGCGGCCTGCGTCACCGCCGCGGCCTGCCGCTGCGCGGTCAGCGTACGCGTACCAATGCACGTACCCGTAAGGGTCCGCGCAAGGCCATCAGGAAGTAA
- the rpsK gene encoding 30S ribosomal protein S11 translates to MAKPAAAKTKKKIKRVVTDGIAHVHASFNNTIITITDRQGNALSWATSGGAGFRGSRKSTPFAAQVAAEKAGRAALDYGVKSLEVRIKGPGPGRESAVRSLNNVGYKIMNIIDVTPIPHNGCRPPKKRRV, encoded by the coding sequence ATGGCTAAGCCGGCAGCTGCAAAAACCAAGAAGAAGATCAAGCGCGTCGTCACCGACGGCATCGCCCACGTCCACGCTTCTTTCAACAACACGATCATCACGATCACCGACCGCCAGGGCAATGCGCTCTCGTGGGCGACTTCGGGCGGCGCGGGTTTCCGCGGTTCGCGCAAGTCGACCCCGTTCGCCGCCCAGGTCGCCGCCGAAAAGGCAGGCCGTGCTGCGCTCGACTACGGCGTCAAGTCGCTGGAAGTGCGCATCAAGGGTCCGGGTCCGGGCCGTGAGTCCGCCGTTCGTTCGCTGAACAACGTCGGTTACAAGATCATGAACATCATCGACGTGACGCCGATCCCGCACAACGGGTGCCGTCCGCCGAAGAAGCGTCGCGTCTGA
- the rpsD gene encoding 30S ribosomal protein S4 has protein sequence MARYIGPTCKLARREGADLGLKSSARALDSKCKLEQKPGQHGPTARKGKLSDYATQLREKQKVKRIYGLLERQFRNYYKKASTKKGNTGENLLQLLETRLDNVIYRMGFAVTRPAARQLVSHRGVTVNGKSVNLPSYQVKAGDAIALSERAQKQLRVQESLTVASQMDLSPSWVEVDSKKFSGVFKAVPDRADLPADINEALIVELYSK, from the coding sequence ATGGCTCGTTATATCGGTCCCACCTGTAAGCTCGCTCGTCGCGAAGGCGCCGACCTCGGCTTGAAGTCGTCCGCTCGCGCACTCGATTCGAAGTGCAAGCTCGAGCAGAAGCCCGGCCAACACGGCCCCACCGCCCGCAAGGGCAAGCTGTCCGACTACGCCACCCAGCTTCGCGAGAAGCAGAAGGTCAAGCGTATCTACGGCCTGCTGGAACGTCAGTTCCGCAACTACTACAAGAAGGCTTCGACCAAGAAGGGCAACACCGGCGAAAACCTGCTGCAGCTCCTGGAGACGCGTCTCGACAACGTGATCTACCGCATGGGCTTCGCGGTCACCCGTCCGGCCGCCCGTCAGCTGGTCTCGCACCGCGGCGTCACGGTCAACGGCAAGTCCGTCAACCTGCCGTCCTACCAGGTCAAGGCCGGCGACGCGATCGCGTTGTCCGAGCGGGCCCAGAAGCAGCTGCGCGTGCAGGAATCCCTGACCGTCGCTTCGCAGATGGACCTCTCGCCGTCCTGGGTCGAGGTCGACAGCAAGAAGTTCAGCGGTGTGTTCAAGGCTGTGCCGGATCGTGCCGATCTGCCGGCCGATATCAACGAAGCGCTGATCGTCGAGCTGTACTCGAAGTAA
- the rpoA gene encoding DNA-directed RNA polymerase subunit alpha translates to MTVTANQVLRPRGPQIERLAGNRAKVVIEPLERGYGHTLGNALRRVLLSSIPGFAITEVEIDGVLHEYTTVEGLEEDVLEVLLNLKDVAIRMHTGDASTLSLAKQGPGIVTAGDIKTDHNVEILNTEHVICHLTKDTAINMRLKIERGFGYQPAAARRRPDEETRTIGRLMLDASFSPVRRVAYAVEAARVEQRTDLDKLVLDIETNGTIDAEEAVRTAADILTDQLSVFGDFTHRDRGAAKPATSGIDPILLRPIDDLELTVRSANCLKAESIYYVGDLIQKTEVELLKTPNLGKKSLTEIKEVLAQRGLSLGMKLENWPPAGIAQHGMMG, encoded by the coding sequence ATGACGGTTACCGCCAACCAGGTACTGCGTCCGCGCGGTCCCCAGATCGAACGCCTTGCCGGCAATCGCGCCAAGGTCGTGATCGAGCCGCTGGAACGCGGCTACGGCCACACCCTCGGCAATGCGCTGCGCCGCGTGCTGCTGTCTTCGATCCCGGGTTTCGCCATCACCGAAGTCGAAATCGATGGCGTGCTCCACGAGTACACCACCGTTGAGGGTCTGGAAGAGGACGTGCTGGAAGTCCTGTTGAACCTCAAGGACGTCGCCATCCGCATGCACACCGGCGACGCGTCCACGCTGTCGCTGGCCAAGCAGGGCCCTGGCATCGTCACCGCCGGCGACATCAAGACCGACCACAACGTCGAGATCCTGAACACCGAGCACGTGATCTGCCACCTGACCAAGGACACGGCGATCAACATGCGTCTGAAGATCGAGCGTGGTTTCGGCTATCAGCCGGCCGCCGCGCGTCGTCGTCCGGACGAGGAAACCCGCACCATCGGCCGCCTGATGCTGGATGCCAGCTTCTCGCCGGTCCGTCGCGTCGCCTACGCCGTCGAAGCCGCGCGCGTCGAACAGCGTACCGACCTCGACAAGCTGGTGCTGGACATCGAAACCAACGGCACGATCGACGCCGAGGAAGCCGTGCGCACCGCCGCCGACATCCTCACCGACCAGCTGTCGGTGTTCGGCGATTTCACCCACCGCGACCGCGGTGCGGCGAAGCCGGCCACCAGCGGCATCGACCCGATCCTGCTGCGTCCGATCGACGACCTCGAGCTCACCGTTCGTTCGGCCAACTGCCTCAAGGCCGAGAGCATCTACTACGTCGGCGATCTGATCCAGAAGACCGAAGTCGAGCTGCTCAAGACCCCGAACCTGGGCAAGAAGTCGCTCACCGAGATCAAGGAAGTGCTGGCTCAGCGCGGCCTGTCCCTCGGCATGAAGCTCGAGAACTGGCCGCCGGCCGGTATCGCGCAGCACGGGATGATGGGCTGA
- the rplQ gene encoding 50S ribosomal protein L17 yields MRHQKSGRKFSRTSAHRDAMFTNMAASLIKHGLIRTTLPKAKELRRVAEPLITLAKVDGVANRRLAFSRLRDKEAVGTLFTTLGPRYQARPGGYLRILKCGFRAGDNAPMAYVELVDRPEAAE; encoded by the coding sequence ATGCGCCACCAGAAATCCGGACGTAAGTTCAGCCGCACCAGTGCTCACCGCGATGCGATGTTCACCAACATGGCTGCGTCCCTCATCAAGCACGGCCTCATCCGCACCACCCTGCCCAAGGCCAAGGAACTGCGCCGCGTCGCAGAGCCGCTGATCACCTTGGCCAAGGTCGACGGCGTCGCCAACCGCCGCCTTGCCTTCTCGCGCCTGCGCGACAAGGAAGCCGTGGGCACGCTGTTCACGACCCTGGGTCCGCGCTATCAGGCGCGCCCGGGCGGCTACCTGCGCATCCTCAAGTGCGGTTTCCGCGCTGGCGACAATGCGCCGATGGCTTACGTCGAGCTGGTCGATCGTCCCGAAGCCGCCGAGTAA
- a CDS encoding disulfide bond formation protein B, translated as MTASPFQASFRLQFLLGFLACAGLLGYAFYLQLHDGLEPCPLCIFQRVAFFALGLVFLLGAIHGPKGARGRKTYGWFALLAALGGILVAGNHVRLQHLPPEQVPACGPGLDYMLEAMPITGVIRKVMTGSGECAAVDWTFLGLAMPAWSLICFLVLAAWAAYAAFRKRVTV; from the coding sequence ATGACTGCCAGCCCCTTCCAAGCCTCGTTCCGACTCCAGTTCCTGCTCGGCTTCCTCGCCTGCGCGGGTTTGCTGGGCTATGCGTTCTACCTGCAGTTGCACGACGGCCTGGAGCCGTGCCCGCTGTGCATCTTCCAGCGCGTGGCGTTCTTCGCGTTGGGCCTGGTGTTCCTGCTGGGCGCCATCCACGGTCCCAAGGGCGCGCGCGGGCGCAAGACCTACGGCTGGTTCGCGCTGCTGGCGGCGCTGGGCGGCATTCTGGTCGCCGGCAACCACGTGCGCCTGCAGCACCTGCCGCCGGAACAGGTGCCGGCCTGCGGCCCGGGCCTGGACTACATGCTCGAGGCGATGCCGATCACCGGCGTGATCCGCAAGGTGATGACCGGCTCGGGCGAATGCGCCGCCGTCGACTGGACCTTCCTGGGCCTGGCGATGCCGGCCTGGAGCCTGATCTGTTTCCTCGTGCTGGCCGCCTGGGCGGCCTATGCCGCGTTCCGCAAGCGTGTCACCGTCTGA
- a CDS encoding 3-deoxy-7-phosphoheptulonate synthase class II, whose translation MSATDRNLRAVNLPANWTPTSWRERTALQLPTYPDAAELADALQELRNLPPLVTSWEILALKQQLAEAQEGKRFLLQGGDCAESFDQCSSDVISNRLKVLLQMSLVLVHGMRKPVVRVGRFAGQYAKPRSADSETIDGVTLPSYRGDMVNAPAFTEAARRPDPRRMIKAHARSAMTMNFVRALIDGGFADLHHPEYWNLNWVGHSPLADEYRRMVNAIGDAVRFMETLSGSEVHNLNRVDFYTSHEALLLPYEESLTRQVPRHWGWFNLSTHYPWIGMRTAAADGAHAEYFRGIRNPIALKVGPSVTPDQLLRTIDLLNPEDEPGRLSFIHRMGAGTIAEKLPPLLDAVRRDGRRVLWVCDPMHGNTESTSNGYKTRRFRNIRSEIEQAFELHAAAGTRLGGVHLELTGEDVTECLGGARELTESDLERAYHSTVDPRLNYEQALEVAMLIVRKQAQIAAPA comes from the coding sequence ATGAGCGCCACCGACCGCAACCTCCGAGCCGTCAATCTGCCCGCCAACTGGACGCCCACGTCCTGGCGCGAGCGCACTGCGCTGCAGTTGCCGACCTATCCGGACGCGGCCGAACTTGCCGACGCCCTGCAGGAGCTGCGCAACCTGCCGCCGCTGGTGACTTCGTGGGAGATCCTCGCGCTCAAGCAGCAACTGGCCGAGGCGCAGGAAGGCAAGCGCTTCCTGCTGCAGGGCGGCGACTGCGCCGAGAGCTTCGACCAGTGCTCCTCGGACGTGATCTCCAACCGGCTCAAGGTGCTGCTGCAGATGAGCCTGGTACTGGTGCACGGCATGCGCAAGCCGGTGGTGCGGGTCGGGCGTTTCGCCGGCCAGTACGCCAAGCCGCGCTCGGCCGACAGCGAGACCATCGACGGCGTCACTCTGCCCAGCTACCGCGGCGACATGGTCAACGCGCCGGCCTTCACCGAGGCCGCGCGCCGTCCCGATCCGCGCCGCATGATCAAGGCGCACGCGCGCTCGGCGATGACGATGAATTTCGTGCGCGCCCTGATCGACGGCGGTTTCGCCGACCTGCACCATCCCGAGTACTGGAACCTCAACTGGGTCGGTCACTCGCCGCTGGCCGACGAGTACCGGCGCATGGTCAACGCGATCGGCGACGCGGTGCGCTTCATGGAGACGCTGTCGGGTTCGGAGGTGCACAACCTCAACCGCGTCGACTTCTACACCTCGCACGAAGCGCTGCTGCTGCCCTACGAGGAATCGCTGACCCGGCAGGTGCCGCGCCATTGGGGCTGGTTCAATCTCAGCACCCATTACCCGTGGATCGGCATGCGCACCGCCGCCGCCGACGGCGCGCACGCGGAGTACTTCCGCGGCATCCGCAACCCGATCGCGCTCAAGGTCGGCCCTTCGGTCACGCCGGATCAGCTGCTGCGCACGATCGACCTGCTGAACCCCGAGGACGAGCCGGGCCGCCTGAGCTTCATCCATCGCATGGGCGCCGGCACGATCGCCGAGAAGCTGCCGCCGCTGCTGGATGCGGTGCGCCGCGACGGCCGCCGTGTGCTGTGGGTCTGCGATCCCATGCACGGCAACACCGAGAGCACCAGCAACGGCTACAAGACCCGCCGCTTCCGCAACATCCGCAGCGAGATCGAGCAGGCCTTCGAGCTGCACGCCGCGGCCGGCACCCGTCTGGGCGGCGTGCATCTGGAGCTGACCGGCGAGGACGTGACCGAATGCCTGGGCGGTGCGCGCGAGCTCACCGAGAGCGATCTGGAGCGCGCATACCACTCCACCGTCGATCCGCGCCTGAACTACGAACAGGCGTTGGAGGTGGCGATGCTGATCGTGCGCAAGCAGGCGCAGATCGCGGCGCCGGCGTGA
- a CDS encoding amidase family protein, protein MRAAGATVIEVEIATAGQWDEAEYEVLLYEFKDGLQRYLRDSGAPLRSLDEVIAYNRAHAQQELPYFGQEHFERASQRGPLTDARYRQAAAKARRLAGPEGIDAVLKRHRLDALVAPATGPAFLVDPINGDHYSGSGYGAAAVAGYPSLTVPMGDAHGLPLGLAFLGPKWSEAQLLGYGYAFEQRTRARIAPRYLPSLPVLMRP, encoded by the coding sequence TTGCGCGCGGCCGGCGCGACCGTGATCGAAGTCGAGATCGCGACCGCCGGGCAATGGGACGAGGCCGAGTACGAAGTGCTGCTGTACGAGTTCAAGGACGGCCTGCAACGCTACCTGCGCGACAGCGGCGCGCCGCTGCGCAGCCTGGACGAGGTGATCGCCTACAACCGCGCGCACGCGCAACAGGAACTGCCCTACTTCGGCCAGGAGCATTTCGAGCGTGCCTCCCAACGCGGCCCGCTCACCGACGCGCGCTACCGCCAAGCCGCCGCCAAGGCGCGCCGCCTGGCCGGCCCGGAAGGCATCGACGCCGTGCTCAAACGCCATCGACTGGACGCGCTGGTCGCGCCCGCCACAGGGCCGGCCTTCCTCGTCGACCCGATCAACGGCGACCACTACTCCGGCTCCGGCTACGGCGCCGCCGCGGTCGCCGGCTACCCCAGCCTGACCGTACCCATGGGCGACGCCCACGGCCTGCCGCTAGGCCTGGCCTTCCTCGGTCCGAAATGGAGCGAAGCCCAGCTGTTGGGCTACGGCTATGCGTTCGAGCAACGAACGCGTGCACGGATCGCGCCGCGTTATCTGCCGAGCTTGCCGGTGCTGATGCGGCCTTAG
- a CDS encoding DUF2127 domain-containing protein, with product MSDDAHYDPRPQAHPGLHVIALVEAAKGLLGLLAASGLELLGPAPLQRWIHELIARFHLNPEHGGLAKFADAISPHSVHLAAGAVLAYGVLHLVEAWGLWRAKAWASWLGCLGAAAYLPFDLYALFKHPGWIAVAVLAINLIVVWVLGRDLFKRRH from the coding sequence GTGAGCGACGACGCGCATTACGATCCACGACCGCAGGCCCACCCGGGCCTGCACGTGATCGCGCTGGTCGAAGCCGCCAAGGGACTGCTGGGCCTGCTCGCCGCGAGCGGTCTGGAACTGCTGGGTCCGGCGCCGCTGCAGCGCTGGATCCACGAACTGATCGCGCGCTTCCATCTCAATCCCGAGCACGGCGGACTGGCCAAGTTCGCCGATGCGATCAGCCCGCATTCGGTGCACCTGGCCGCCGGCGCGGTGCTCGCCTACGGCGTGCTGCATCTGGTCGAGGCCTGGGGCCTGTGGCGCGCCAAGGCCTGGGCCTCGTGGCTGGGCTGCCTCGGCGCCGCCGCCTACCTGCCCTTCGATCTGTACGCGCTGTTCAAGCACCCGGGCTGGATCGCCGTGGCGGTGCTGGCGATCAACCTGATCGTGGTCTGGGTGCTGGGGCGCGATCTGTTCAAGCGTCGTCACTGA
- the typA gene encoding translational GTPase TypA: MSIQNLRNIAIVAHVDHGKTTLVDCLLKQSGTLSERTVLAERAMDSNDQEKERGITILAKNTAITWQGNRINIVDTPGHADFGGEVERVLSMVDSVLILVDAMDGPMPQTRFVTQKAFAMGFKPIVVVNKIDRPGARPDWVIDQVFDLFDKLGATNEQLDFPIVYASALHGYASLDDSARDGDMTPLYEAIMKHVAPPQVDLDGPFQMRISQLDYSNFVGLIGIGRIQRGKVRRNMPVSVVDREGKKRQGKVLQVLGFMGLERIEAEEAEAGDIVAISGVADLSISDTVCALDAPEALPALTVDEPTISMTFQVNNSPFAGHKELSGGKFLTSRQLRERLERETLHNVALKVEEGSDPDKFLVSGRGELHLSVLIENMRREGFELAVSRPEVIIKEIDGQLMEPVEQLVVDIEEQHQGGVMEKLGVRKGQLKNMESDGKGRVRLDYMIPARGLIGFQNEFRTLTQGSGLLFHVFDHYGPKETGAIAKRINGVMIANAAGTTPAYSLGPLEERGRLFAAEGDQVYEGQLVGIHSKDNDLTVNAIKPKPLTNMRASGKDDAIKLTPAIKYSLEQALDFIEDDELVEVTPKEIRLRKKFLTESDRKRASRAA, encoded by the coding sequence ATGTCCATCCAAAACCTCCGCAATATCGCCATCGTCGCCCACGTCGACCACGGCAAGACCACGCTCGTCGACTGCCTGCTCAAGCAGTCGGGGACCCTGTCGGAACGCACGGTTTTGGCCGAACGCGCGATGGACAGCAACGACCAGGAAAAAGAACGCGGCATCACCATCCTGGCCAAGAACACCGCCATCACCTGGCAGGGCAACCGCATCAACATCGTCGACACCCCGGGACACGCCGACTTCGGCGGCGAGGTCGAGCGCGTGCTGTCGATGGTCGATTCGGTGCTGATCCTGGTCGATGCGATGGACGGCCCGATGCCGCAGACCCGCTTCGTGACCCAGAAGGCCTTCGCGATGGGCTTTAAGCCGATCGTGGTGGTCAACAAGATCGACCGTCCGGGCGCGCGTCCGGACTGGGTGATCGACCAGGTGTTCGACCTGTTCGACAAGCTCGGCGCGACCAACGAGCAGCTCGATTTCCCGATCGTCTACGCCTCGGCCCTGCACGGCTACGCCAGCCTGGACGACAGCGCGCGCGACGGCGACATGACCCCGCTGTACGAAGCGATCATGAAGCACGTGGCACCGCCGCAGGTCGACCTGGACGGCCCGTTCCAGATGCGCATCAGCCAGCTGGACTACAGCAACTTCGTCGGCCTGATCGGCATCGGCCGCATCCAGCGCGGCAAGGTCCGCCGCAACATGCCGGTCAGCGTGGTCGACCGCGAAGGCAAGAAGCGTCAGGGCAAGGTGCTGCAGGTGCTGGGCTTCATGGGCCTGGAGCGCATCGAGGCCGAGGAAGCCGAGGCCGGCGACATCGTCGCCATCTCCGGCGTGGCCGACCTGTCGATCTCCGACACCGTTTGCGCGCTGGACGCCCCCGAGGCCCTGCCGGCGCTGACCGTCGACGAGCCGACGATCAGCATGACCTTCCAGGTGAACAACTCGCCGTTCGCCGGCCACAAGGAACTCAGCGGCGGCAAGTTCCTCACCAGCCGCCAGCTGCGCGAGCGCCTGGAGCGCGAGACGCTGCACAACGTGGCGCTGAAGGTCGAGGAAGGTTCCGACCCGGACAAGTTCCTGGTCTCCGGCCGCGGCGAACTGCACCTGTCGGTGCTGATCGAGAACATGCGCCGCGAAGGCTTCGAGCTGGCGGTGTCGCGCCCTGAAGTGATCATCAAGGAAATCGACGGCCAGCTGATGGAGCCGGTCGAGCAGCTGGTGGTCGACATCGAAGAGCAGCACCAGGGCGGCGTGATGGAGAAGCTGGGCGTGCGCAAGGGCCAGCTCAAGAACATGGAATCCGACGGCAAGGGCCGTGTGCGCCTGGACTACATGATTCCGGCGCGCGGTCTGATCGGCTTCCAGAACGAGTTCCGCACCCTGACCCAGGGCTCGGGCCTGCTGTTCCACGTGTTCGACCATTACGGTCCCAAGGAAACCGGCGCGATCGCCAAGCGCATCAACGGCGTGATGATCGCCAATGCCGCCGGCACCACGCCCGCCTACTCGCTGGGACCGCTGGAAGAGCGCGGCCGCCTGTTCGCCGCCGAGGGCGACCAGGTGTACGAAGGCCAGCTGGTCGGTATCCACTCCAAGGACAACGACCTGACCGTCAACGCGATCAAGCCCAAGCCGCTGACCAACATGCGCGCCTCGGGCAAGGACGACGCGATCAAGCTGACCCCGGCGATCAAGTACTCGCTGGAACAGGCGCTGGACTTCATCGAGGACGACGAGCTGGTCGAGGTCACCCCGAAGGAAATCCGTCTGCGCAAGAAGTTCCTCACCGAAAGCGATCGCAAGCGCGCCTCGCGCGCGGCCTGA
- a CDS encoding peptidylprolyl isomerase has translation MSLTATFDTDRGPIRIELAADKAPLTVANFVNLAQRGFYDGLNFHRVIADFMIQGGCPQGTGTGGPGYRFEDETRNGLTHERGVLSMANAGPGTNGSQFFITHIPCPWLDGKHTVFGKVLEGLDVVDAVKQGDKIKSVKIEGDAAAALAAKADRVAEWNKILAA, from the coding sequence ATGAGCCTGACCGCCACTTTCGACACCGACCGCGGCCCGATCCGCATCGAGCTTGCCGCCGACAAGGCGCCGCTGACCGTCGCCAACTTCGTCAACCTGGCCCAGCGCGGCTTCTACGACGGCCTGAACTTCCACCGCGTGATCGCCGATTTCATGATCCAGGGCGGCTGCCCGCAGGGCACCGGCACCGGCGGCCCCGGCTACCGTTTCGAGGACGAGACCCGCAACGGCCTCACCCACGAGCGCGGCGTGCTGTCCATGGCCAACGCCGGCCCGGGCACCAACGGCAGCCAGTTCTTCATCACCCACATTCCCTGCCCGTGGCTGGACGGCAAGCACACCGTGTTCGGCAAGGTCCTGGAAGGCCTGGACGTGGTCGATGCGGTCAAGCAGGGCGACAAGATCAAGTCGGTGAAGATCGAGGGCGACGCCGCCGCCGCGCTGGCCGCCAAGGCCGACCGCGTCGCCGAGTGGAACAAGATCCTGGCCGCCTGA